In Cetobacterium sp. ZOR0034, a genomic segment contains:
- the murA gene encoding UDP-N-acetylglucosamine 1-carboxyvinyltransferase yields MSVEAFKIIGGKKISGELAVEGAKNAALPIFVATLIEKGTYVLNNVPNLRDINTLVQLLESLGLEIEKLGDHSYKIVNNGLKSLVASYDLVKKMRASFLVMGPMLAHEKKAKVSLPGGCAIGSRPVDLHLKGFEALGVKIDIDHGYVEGEAEELIGGKVVFDFPSVGATENVIMAAVKAKGKTIIENAAREPEIDDLCNFLVKMGAKINGIGTGRLEIEGVEKLNPCEYSIIPDRIVAGTFIVASLMFDGAITVKGVVRDHIESFVSKLEEMGAEFEIDGDTLTTKTKLKDLKPVKATTMPHPGFPTDLQSPMMTLMCLVKGTSEIKETIFENRFMHVPELNRMGAEITTDANMARIDGIDNFSSAEVMASDLRAGASLILAGLLAEGETIVNRIYHVDRGYENLEVKLRALGADIERIKVEI; encoded by the coding sequence ATGAGCGTAGAGGCATTCAAAATAATTGGTGGAAAAAAAATAAGTGGAGAGTTAGCAGTTGAAGGAGCAAAAAATGCAGCACTTCCAATTTTTGTAGCTACTTTAATAGAGAAAGGAACATACGTTTTAAATAATGTACCAAATTTAAGAGATATAAATACTTTAGTTCAACTTTTAGAAAGTTTAGGACTTGAAATAGAAAAGTTAGGAGATCACTCTTATAAAATAGTAAATAATGGACTGAAATCATTGGTTGCATCATATGATTTAGTAAAAAAGATGAGAGCATCTTTCTTAGTTATGGGACCGATGTTAGCTCATGAGAAAAAAGCGAAGGTTTCTTTACCTGGAGGATGTGCAATAGGTTCTAGACCTGTAGATTTACATTTAAAAGGATTTGAAGCCCTTGGAGTTAAAATTGATATAGACCATGGATATGTAGAAGGAGAAGCTGAAGAACTAATCGGTGGAAAAGTTGTTTTTGATTTCCCAAGTGTTGGAGCTACAGAAAACGTTATAATGGCTGCTGTAAAAGCAAAAGGAAAAACTATTATAGAAAATGCAGCAAGAGAACCAGAAATAGATGATCTGTGTAATTTTTTAGTGAAAATGGGTGCTAAAATAAATGGAATAGGAACTGGAAGATTAGAGATAGAGGGTGTTGAAAAATTAAATCCTTGTGAATACTCTATTATTCCTGATAGAATAGTTGCTGGAACATTTATAGTGGCATCACTTATGTTCGATGGAGCTATAACAGTTAAAGGTGTTGTTAGAGATCATATAGAAAGCTTTGTATCTAAATTAGAAGAGATGGGAGCAGAGTTTGAAATAGATGGAGATACTTTAACAACTAAAACAAAGCTTAAAGATTTGAAGCCAGTGAAGGCAACAACAATGCCTCATCCAGGATTCCCAACAGATTTACAATCGCCAATGATGACTTTAATGTGTTTGGTAAAAGGTACAAGTGAAATAAAAGAAACAATATTTGAGAATAGATTTATGCATGTTCCTGAACTAAATAGAATGGGAGCAGAGATAACAACAGATGCCAATATGGCAAGAATAGATGGAATAGATAACTTCTCTTCAGCTGAAGTTATGGCTAGTGACTTAAGAGCTGGAGCGTCGTTAATATTAGCTGGATTACTGGCAGAGGGTGAAACTATTGTAAATAGAATTTATCATGTAGATAGAGGATATGAAAACTTAGAGGTTAAACTTAGAGCTTTAGGTGCAGATATAGAAAGAATAAAAGTAGAAATATAA
- a CDS encoding DUF1694 domain-containing protein yields MVDDIINEREKAKLHFLKTQTEKLIYLGEFKENVLAALDRQEIERNLIHNEIKEVMKDKRAILLKIRRDVHFECIKTYIDEAEKVGLRYTLVDDITFRGNVGLVVVSSEALDNEDKEVVIESATKVYTDVGLSEGFIYGEGHKICPKHYKELKEKLPSHLDKFQEMNFFDRLFGKVCPIDRFDKKER; encoded by the coding sequence GTGGTAGATGATATAATAAACGAAAGAGAAAAAGCAAAGCTACACTTCTTAAAAACTCAAACTGAAAAGTTGATTTATTTAGGCGAATTTAAAGAAAATGTATTGGCAGCTTTAGATAGACAAGAGATTGAAAGAAATCTTATTCATAACGAGATAAAAGAAGTGATGAAAGATAAGAGAGCTATTCTATTAAAAATTAGAAGAGATGTTCACTTTGAATGTATAAAAACCTATATAGATGAAGCTGAAAAAGTTGGACTTAGATATACTTTGGTTGATGATATAACTTTTAGAGGGAATGTAGGTTTAGTAGTTGTATCAAGTGAAGCTTTAGATAATGAAGATAAAGAGGTTGTAATTGAAAGTGCAACAAAGGTATATACAGATGTTGGTTTAAGTGAAGGGTTTATTTATGGAGAAGGGCATAAAATTTGTCCAAAACACTATAAAGAGTTGAAAGAAAAATTACCATCACATTTAGACAAATTTCAAGAGATGAATTTTTTTGATAGATTATTTGGAAAAGTATGTCCAATAGATAGATTTGACAAAAAGGAGAGATAA
- a CDS encoding carboxypeptidase-like regulatory domain-containing protein, translating to MRFKLFLCFIIVFSLRTFTQNEIVDISGFVTDKEFRLGNATVSFSNSSNITKTVKSDINGNFSIKLPKNKYRITVKKDGYTSLLDNDFFVDYIFTEPKQLILNMTDNKIRIYGKIINKFGEPINNADVKIKVGENLIDLSSDTSGRFSFEGQVGLISIFAQKDGFYGNGTSMLIQNEKFINDISITLEAKTFYISGALVKGNSYLKDTYLELINASNNKVISTIKTTKDGLFEFRNILTYEKAYFRIPSLGYRSESFTINKDLRQFNIFTD from the coding sequence ATGAGATTCAAACTTTTCCTTTGTTTTATTATAGTTTTTTCATTAAGAACTTTTACTCAGAACGAAATAGTTGATATCTCTGGATTTGTAACTGATAAAGAATTTAGATTAGGGAATGCCACGGTTTCTTTCTCCAATAGTTCTAATATTACAAAAACAGTAAAAAGTGATATCAATGGAAATTTTAGTATAAAACTCCCTAAAAACAAATATCGAATTACTGTAAAAAAAGATGGATACACCTCTTTATTAGATAACGATTTTTTTGTAGACTATATATTCACCGAACCTAAACAACTTATTTTAAATATGACTGACAATAAAATCCGTATATATGGAAAAATTATCAATAAATTTGGCGAACCTATTAATAATGCCGATGTCAAAATTAAAGTAGGAGAAAATTTAATAGATCTTAGCAGTGATACTTCTGGACGTTTTTCTTTTGAGGGTCAAGTTGGACTTATATCTATCTTTGCTCAAAAAGATGGATTCTATGGGAATGGAACATCTATGTTAATTCAAAATGAAAAATTTATAAACGACATCTCAATTACTTTAGAAGCAAAGACTTTTTATATTTCAGGCGCTCTTGTAAAAGGTAATAGCTATTTGAAAGATACATACCTTGAACTTATAAATGCCTCAAATAATAAAGTTATCTCTACTATAAAAACAACAAAAGACGGTCTTTTTGAATTTAGAAATATACTTACTTATGAAAAAGCCTACTTTAGAATTCCTAGTTTAGGATATAGAAGTGAATCTTTTACAATCAATAAAGACTTAAGACAATTTAATATATTTACAGATTAA